The Caretta caretta isolate rCarCar2 chromosome 10, rCarCar1.hap1, whole genome shotgun sequence genome has a window encoding:
- the TMEM184A gene encoding transmembrane protein 184A encodes MSNTTHTSMSAPTEGGVGVTSMAGSTLQTRIIPLTDSSHLSPKDDSLLRTLQNYSQDGQQIFLTTSAAQVISGIFVWSALILTIHQIYMHLRNYTIPNEQRYIIRILFIVPIYAFDSWLSLLLIGSHQFYVYFNSVRDCYEAFVIYSFLSLCFEYLGGESTIMSEIRGKPIASSCLYGTCCLQGMSYSIGFLRFCKQATLQFCIVKPLVAILTIVLQAFGKYHDGDFNIHSGYLYITIIYNFSVSMALYALFLFYFATLELLRPFEPVLKFLTIKAIIFLSFWQGMLLAILEKCGVIPEVQIIDGKEVGAGTVAAGYQNFIICIEMLFAAIALRYAFTCQVYREKKENSTANVAPMQSISSGLKETMSPQDIVQDAIHNFSPTYQQYTQQSMQEAETKAPGQIEHTAPKADGQNRKRSKTIEKRVLMLSDDDL; translated from the exons ATGAGCAATACCACACACACCAGCATGTCCGCTCCCACCGAGGGTGGTGTAGGCGTGACCAGCATGGCTGGCAGCACGCTGCAGACCAGGATTATCCCTCTGACAGACTCCAGCCATCTCTCCCCTAAAGACGACTCCCTGCTCAGGACCCTCCAGAACTACTCCCAAGATGGCCAGCAAATTTTCCTGACCACTTCGGCAGCGCAGGTGATCTCCGGAATCTTTGTGTGGTCGGCACTGATTCTCACTATCCACCAG aTCTACATGCACCTGAGGAACTACACTATTCCTAACGAGCAGCGCTATATTATCCGCATCCTCTTCATTGTGCCTATCTACGCCTTTGACTCCTGGCTCAGCCTCCTCCTCATTGGAAGTCACCAGTTTTATGTGTACTTCAACTCTGTGCGTGACTGCTATGAAG CATTTGTAATCTACAGCTTCCTGAGCCTCTGCTTTGAGTACCTGGGAGGGGAGAGCACCATCATGTCTGAGATCCGGGGGAAGCCCATCGC GTCCAGTTGCCTTTATGGGACCTGCTGTCTGCAAGGAATGTCCTATTCCATTGGGTTCCTCAGATTCTGCAAGCAG GCGACGCTGCAGTTCTGCATTGTGAAGCCCCTGGTGGCGATCCTCACCATTGTCCTGCAGGCATTTGGGAAATACCACGATGGTGACTTCAA CATTCACAGTGGATACCTCTACATCACCATCATCTACAACTTCTCTGTCAGCATGGCCCTGTACGCGCTCTTCCTCTTCTACTTTGCCACCCTGGAGCTCCTGCGCCCCTTTGAGCCAGTCCTCAAATTCCTCACCATCAAggccatcatcttcctctccttctgGCAAG GGATGCTGCTGGCCATCCTGGAGAAGTGTGGGGTGATCCCTGAAGTCCAAATCATTGATGGGAAGGAGGTGGGAGCTGGGACGGTAGCTGCCGGCTACCAGAACTTCATAATCTGCATTGAGATGCTATTTGCCGCCATTGCTCTGCGCTATGCCTTTACCTGCCAGGTATACAGagagaagaaggaaaactcaACAG CAAACGTGGCCCCAATGCAGAGCATCTCTAGCGGGCTGAAGGAGACAATGAGCCCGCAGGACATTGTCCAGGATGCTATCCACAACTTCTCCCCCACATACCAGCAATACACTCAGCAGTCCATGCAGGAGGCGGAGACAAAAGCTCCTGGGCAGATTGAGCACACGGCACCCAAAGCTGATGGGcaaaataggaaaagaagcaaAACCATTGAGAAGAGAGTGCTGATGCTCTCAGACGATGACCTGTAG
- the MAFK gene encoding transcription factor MafK — translation MTTNPKPNKALKVKEESGENAPVLSDDELVSMSVRELNQHLRGLTKEEVIRLKQRRRTLKNRGYAASCRIKRVTQKEELERQRVELQQEVEKLARENSSMKLELDALRSKYEALQTFARTVARGPITPTKVATTSVITIVKSAEISSSSVPFSAAS, via the exons ATGACGACTAATCCCAAACCGAACAAGGCATTAAAG GTAAAGGAGGAGTCGGGAGAGAACGCCCCAGTGCTGAGTGACGATGAACTCGTGTCAATGTCCGTCCGGGAGCTGAACCAGCACCTGAGGGGTCTCACGAAAGAAGAGGTCATCCGCCTGAAGCAGCGGAGGCGCACGCTCAAGAACCGGGGCTATGCTGCCAGCTGCCGCATCAAGCGTGTGACACAGAAGGAGGAGCTGGAGAGGCAGCGGGTTGAGCTGCAGCAAGAGGTGGAGAAGCTGGCCCGAGAAAACAGCAGCATGAAGCTAGAGCTGGACGCCCTGCGCTCCAAGTACGAGGCGTTGCAGACCTTTGCTCGTACTGTTGCACGGGGGCCTATTACCCCGACCAAAGTCGCCACCACTAGTGTCATCACTATTGTGAAATCAGCTGAAATCTCATCCAGTTCTGTGCCATTTTCAGCAGCATCCTAG